One Frankia alni ACN14a DNA window includes the following coding sequences:
- a CDS encoding N-acetylmuramoyl-L-alanine amidase, translated as MPVWVRPSMLAQIVGVVAVALVAGFGLRFALTGSDQHGAPVPRPVDSPVAAGPAALAGRTVVLDPGHDGGNSRASAAINRLVPAGGFDKECDTVGAQTDGGYPEHAFTFDLAQRAAVILRSRGARVVLTRPGDDGVGPCIDDRAKIGNSAGAAAVVSVHADGGPAEGRGFHVIAPALSPDRANAAILTPSSRLAGALRSAFGRATGQPLADYLGKEGMTIRSDLGGLNLSRVPKVFLECGNMRNRTDAAEIIDPAWRARAASGIADGVTAFLLASGSPSAAPTR; from the coding sequence ATGCCGGTGTGGGTCAGGCCGTCGATGCTCGCCCAGATCGTCGGCGTGGTCGCCGTCGCCCTGGTGGCCGGGTTCGGTCTGCGGTTCGCGCTGACCGGCTCGGACCAGCACGGCGCCCCGGTCCCCAGGCCCGTCGACTCGCCCGTCGCCGCCGGCCCGGCGGCGCTCGCCGGCCGCACCGTCGTGCTCGATCCAGGGCACGACGGCGGCAACAGCCGAGCGAGCGCGGCCATCAACCGACTGGTGCCCGCCGGGGGTTTCGACAAGGAGTGCGACACCGTCGGGGCGCAGACCGACGGCGGGTACCCGGAGCACGCCTTCACGTTCGATCTCGCCCAACGGGCCGCCGTGATCCTGCGCTCCCGCGGCGCCAGGGTCGTGTTGACCCGGCCGGGCGACGACGGCGTGGGCCCGTGCATCGACGACCGGGCGAAGATCGGCAACAGCGCCGGCGCGGCCGCGGTCGTCTCCGTCCACGCCGACGGCGGGCCCGCCGAGGGGCGCGGCTTCCACGTGATCGCGCCCGCGCTGAGTCCCGACCGGGCCAACGCGGCGATCCTCACCCCGTCGAGCCGGCTCGCCGGGGCCCTGCGGTCGGCGTTCGGCCGCGCCACCGGCCAGCCGCTGGCCGACTATCTCGGCAAGGAGGGGATGACGATCCGGTCCGACCTGGGGGGCCTGAACCTCTCCCGTGTCCCGAAGGTGTTCCTCGAATGCGGGAACATGCGCAACCGGACCGACGCCGCGGAAATCATCGATCCGGCCTGGCGGGCCCGGGCGGCGAGCGGCATCGCCGACGGTGTGACCGCGTTCCTCCTGGCCTCGGGTTCGCCGTCGGCGGCGCCGACCCGCTGA